A window from Primulina huaijiensis isolate GDHJ02 chromosome 13, ASM1229523v2, whole genome shotgun sequence encodes these proteins:
- the LOC140991491 gene encoding protein PHOTOPERIOD-INDEPENDENT EARLY FLOWERING 1-like isoform X1, with product MILIEQNLNQMLSNAPGLDKDYDILSEDESVDDEHTIDEDEALITNEEREEELAALRSEIDLPLEEILKRYVAQEASQDKSPGKIDNAPGTTDISNHDSKEDMECDTELEGTGSPERHGCRCVKSNGVLSLSEKHYSEVETYKRRNSSKKLLVSEKMLLLQNFNDEHEDDDFILSSGEEKENDMDDETTLLEEEELAYAESDNTVDEIALLQKESKVPVKELIARYKKGCDSGEDARVDSDEDARVDSGEDVVVDSESSHASGSEEFLDSSAHGCSELKQPGDESTGLEREICPHLQDDEAELLGKSGEDFQSEDIIADAAAAARSAQPTGNTFSTTKVRTKFPFLIKYPLREYQHIGLDWLVTMYEKRLNGILADEMGLGKTIMTIALLAHLACEKGIWGPHLIVVPTSVMLNWKTEFLKWCPAFKILTYFGSAKERRIKRQGWMKPNYFHVCITTYRLVIQDSKVFKRKKWKYLILDEAHLIKNWKSQRWQTLLNFNSKRRILLTGTPLQNDLMELWSLMHFLMPHIFQSHQEFKDWFSNPISGMVEGQEKVNKEVVDRLHNVLRPFILRRLKRDVEKQLPMKHEHVINCRLSRRQRNLYEDFIASSETQATLSSANFFGMISIIMQLRKVCNHPDLFEGRPIISSFDMSGIDMQLSSSVCSMLAPVALSHVDLQGLGFVFTHLDFIMTSWEGEEIQAIATPSSLIEHRANILEGTPSLVNHKKKLNATNIFVEIQKALLNERLRELNERAAAVAWWNALRCKKKPIYATDLRELVTVKHPVHDIHSQKHNPLSYVYSSKGVDIVLSPAERFAKMVDQIESFMFAIPAARAPPPVCWCSNGGSSVFINQNYKDKCSEALFPLLTPFRPAIIRRQVYFPDRRLIQFDCGKLQELAVLLRKLKSEGHRALIFTQMTKMLDILEAFINLYGYTYMRLDGSTPPEERQTLMQRFNTNAKFFLFILSTRSGGVGINLVGADTVIFYDSDWNPAMDQQAQDRCHRIGQTREVHIYRLISESTIEENILKKANQKRALDSLVIQGGSYNTEFFKKLDPMELLSGNRTIPIEDAHTDKTVNNGGEINLSSADLEAALKNAEDEADYMALKKVEEEEAVDNQEFTEEAIGKLEDDELVNEEDIKPDDTAEHGGFKTKSDEGFVSRSHPLEVNPLVLTGEEDDVDMLGDVEQMAAAAAAAGQTILSFEDQLRPIDQYAVRFLELWDPIIDKAAVESHVQIEEAEWELEHIEKLKDDMEAEIDDDEEPLVYERWDSDFATEVYRQQVEALAQHQLMEDLEREAKEKDALEYRNSDYIRNDVSSAPKPKSKKRNKKAKFKSLKKGALVSKSVSAKAESSTEPMSIDDSMYDEMITSSDALSPSSTREKKRKPALDDDDLMSKKKSKKEDILYSKSSSKYYNNHKELKILDNGFVDLESKQLSRGKTQGKLSISVMPLKRVFTIKPEKLKKKGNIWSKDFPSPDLWSTREDAVLCAVVHEYGPNWNLACEILYGMTAGGFYRGRIRHPVHCCERFRELIQRYVLSGGDATNTEKAVNNVSGKGLLKVTEDNIRVLLSITSELPDHELLLQKHYFAALSAAWRLSCPSLRKSSLSAQNGFYSSSQFGDSVNHQNSLRKSSEMLEFTNLYQCGVLVAAALDGDSSHHTDEVSSIVNQSNEVLVAKERLDITLALQGERDGITPLPSIVDLSILGPDPPPSLKMHASEDGNFKSSWSLVENQFRIPQPQCVEGLFGEELLGFPIGRQKLLVSESVKPSKSKLKRTGIESADLHCLTTTQVFQPLPLTASDSSPNFDEFSSFYHDGGLECDNKYLLGTDNEIASLGSTLGIDSLQIWPDLTSELDDWSLLPEFTDIG from the exons ATGATTTTGATAGAACAAAATCTGAATCAGATGCTG TCAAATGCCCCCGGTTTGGACAAGGACTATGACATACTGTCTGAAGATGAATCA GTAGATGATGAACATACTATTGACGAAGACGAAGCTCTGATAACCAATGAAGAGAGGGAAGAAGAGCTGGCAGCTTTGCGAAGTGAAATTGATCTGCCTCTTGAAGAGATACTCAAACGTTATGTTGCTCAAGAAG CTAGCCAAGACAAGAGCCCTGGCAAGATTGATAATGCACCTGGAACAACTGATATAAGTAATCATGACA GTAAAGAAGACATGGAATGTGACACTGAGTTAGAGGGAACTGGCTCACCAGAGAGGCATGGTTGTCGTTGT GTTAAAAGTAACGGTGTCTTGTCTTTGTCCGAAAAGCATTACTCAGAGGTTGAGACATACAAGAGGAGAAATTCTTCGAAGAAACTTCTCGTGTCTGAAAAAATGTTACTGTTGCAGAATTTCAATGATGAACAT GAAGATGATGATTTTATACTTTCATCCGGAGAAGAAAAGGAGAATGACATG GATGACGAAACAACCCTCTTGGAGGAGGAAGAATTAGCATATGCCGAATCAGACAATACTGTTGACGAG ATTGCACTTCTGCAGAAGGAAAGCAAAGTTCCTGTGAAGGAGCTGATTGCAAGGTATAAAAAG GGTTGTGACTCTGGTGAAGATGCGCGAGTTGACTCTGATGAAGATGCGCGAGTTGACTCTGGTGAAGATGTGGTGGTTGACTCTGAGTCCTCGCATGCTTCTGGTTCTGAGGAGTTTCTGGATTCATCAGCACATGGATGCTCTGAACTTAAGCAACCTGGTGATGAATCTACTGGCTTGGAGCGTGAGATATGCCCTCATCTACAAGATGATGAGGCTGAACTTCTGGGAAAATCCGGAGAGGATTTTCAAAGTGAAGATATAATTGCAGATGCAGCAGCTGCAGCCAGGTCAGCACAACCGACGGGTAACACATTCTCGACAACAAAAGTGCGTACGAAGTTTCCTTTCCTTATCAAGTATCCGTTGCGGGAGTATCAACATATTGGCTTGGATTGGCTTGTGACCATGTATGAAAAGAGATTGAATGGAATTCTTGCCGATGAGATGGGTTTGGGGAAGACAATTATGACAATAGCATTGCTTGCTCACTTAGCTTGTGAAAAAGGAATATGGGGTCCACATCTTATTGTTGTCCCAACTAGTGTCATGCTCAATTGGAAAACAGAGTTTCTTAAATGGTGTCCAGCTTTCAAAATATTGACGTACTTTGGAAGTGCTAAAGAGCGGAGAATTAAGAGACAAGGATGGATGAAGCCTAATTATTTTCATGTTTGCATAACTACTTACAGGCTTGTTATACAGGACTCTAAAGTTTTCAAGAGGAAGAAATGGAAGTACCTTATTCTGGATGAAGCTCATTTGATAAAGAATTGGAAGTCACAAAGGTGGCAAACACTTCTTAATTTTAACTCAAAAAGGCGTATTCTTCTAACTGGTACACCATTGCAGAATGATCTAATGGAACTCTGGTCTCTTATGCATTTCTTGATGCCACATATTTTTCAATCTCACCAAGAATTTAAGGACTGGTTCAGTAATCCTATATCTGGGATGGTAGAGGGACAAGAGAAGGTAAATAAAGAAGTAGTGGATCGGCTGCATAATGTTCTCCGTCCTTTTATTCTTCGTCGATTGAAAAGGGATGTTGAGAAGCAGCTTCCAATGAAACATGAACATGTTATTAATTGTAGACTTTCACGAAGACAGCGTAATTTATACGAGGATTTCATAGCTAGCTCTGAGACGCAAGCAACTCTATCTAGTGCTAATTTCTTTGGAATGATAAGTATTATTATGCAACTTCGTAAAGTCTGCAATCATCCTGATTTGTTTGAAGGCCGTCCCATCATTAGTTCATTTGATATGAGTGGTATTGATATGCAACTGAGTTCTTCTGTTTGCTCAATGCTCGCGCCTGTCGCTTTGTCACATGTtgatctccaaggcttgggttTTGTGTTTACACATTTGGATTTCATCATGACTTCTTGGGAGGGTGAAGAAATTCAAGCTATTGCTACTCCTTCAAGTTTAATTGAGCATCGTGCAAACATTTTGGAAGGAACTCCAAGCTTAGTTAACCATAAGAAAAAGCTAAATGCAACAAATATTTTCGTGGAGATCCAAAAGGCACTCTTGAATGAAAGATTGAGAGAACTGAATGAGAGAGCAGCAGCTGTAGCATGGTGGAATGCTTTGAGGTGTAAGAAAAAACCAATATATGCCACTGACTTACGAGAGCTTGTTACTGTGAAGCACCCAGTCCATGATATTCATAGTCAGAAGCACAATCCTCTGTCTTATGTATATTCATCCAAAGGGGTTGACATTGTGCTTTCACCTGCTGAAAGATTTGCAAAGATGGTTGATCAAATTGAAAGTTTCATGTTTGCAATACCTGCTGCACGTGCCCCTCCCCCAGTTTGCTGGTGCAGTAATGGTGGATCATCTGTGTTTATAAACCAAAACTACAAGGATAAATGTTCTGAAGCTCTTTTCCCGCTTCTGACCCCATTTCGACCTGCTATAATTCGGAGGCAAGTCTATTTTCCGGATAGGAGACTTATTCAGTTCGACTGTGGTAAGCTGCAGGAGCTTGCAGTGCTCCTTAGAAAATTGAAATCAGAGGGTCACCGTGCACTGATATTCACCCAAATGACAAAGATGCTTGACATTTTGGAGGCCTTCATTAACTTGTATGGCTATACTTACATGCGTCTTGATGGCTCTACTCCGCCTGAAGAGAGGCAAACACTTATGCAGCGGTTTAACACAAACgcaaaattttttcttttcattttgtcaACACGCAGTGGTGGTGTTGGCATTAATCTAGTTGGGGCAGATACTGTTATCTTTTATGACAGTGACTGGAATCCAGCCATGGATCAACAGGCCCAAGATAGATGTCACAGGATAGGGCAGACACGTGAAGTCCACATCTATAGGCTAATCAGCGAGAGCACCATTGAAGAGAACATTCTGAAGAAGGCTAATCAGAAGCGTGCTCTTGACAGTTTGGTTATACAAGGTGGAAGCTATAACACTGAATTTTTCAAGAAACTAGATCCGATGGAATTGCTTTCAGGCAACCGAACAATTCCCATAGAAGATGCACACACAGATAAGACTGTCAATAATGGCGGAGAGATCAATTTATCTAGTGCGGATTTGGAGGCTGCTTTAAAAAATGCTGAAGATGAGGCAGACTATATGGCATTGAAgaaagttgaagaagaagaggcTGTGGATAATCAGGAATTCACAGAGGAAGCCATTGGAAAACTGGAAGACGATGAACTAGTTAATGAAGAGGACATAAAGCCAGATGATACTGCTGAGCATGGTGGGTTTAAAACAAAATCAGATGAAGGTTTCGTTAGCAGAAGTCATCCACTTGAGGTGAATCCTCTTGTTTTAACTGGTGAAGAAGATGATGTTGATATGTTGGGTGATGTGGAACAGATGGCTGCGGCAGCAGCTGCAGCAGGACAAACAATCCTGTCTTTCGAGGATCAGCTACGCCCAATTGACCAGTATGCTGTACGTTTTCTAGAATTATGGGACCCAATTATAGATAAGGCAGCAGTGGAATCACATGTTCAGATTGAGGAAGCTGAATGGGAGTTGGAACACATTGAGAAGTTAAAGGATGATATGGAAGCCGAGATCGATGATGATGAAGAGCCTTTAGTCTATGAAA GATGGGATTCCGATTTCGCAACAGAAGTATACAGGCAACAAGTTGAAGCTCTAGCTCAACATCAG TTAATGGAAGATCTAGAACGTGAAGCCAAGGAGAAGGATGCTTTAGAATATAGAAATTCAGATTATATCAG GAATGATGTTTCTTCGGCTCCTAAACCCAAGTCAAAGAAACGAAACAAAAAGGCCAAGttcaaatctttgaagaaaGGGGCTCTAGTTTCTAAATCTGTATCTGCCAAAGCAGAGTCTTCCACTGAACCAATGTCCATAGATGATTCGATGTATGATGAGATGATCACATCATCAGATGCTTTATCTCCAAGCTCAACCCGGGAGAAGAAGCGTAAACCTGCCTTAGATGATGACGATCTGATGAGCAAAAAGAAGTCTAAAAAAGAAGACATTCTATATTCCAAATCTTCCAGCAAGTACTATAACAATCATAAAGAGTTGAAAATTTTGGACAACGGTTTTGTTGATCTTGAGAGTAAGCAATTAAGTAGGGGCAAAACACAGGGGAAACTATCTATTTCTGTTATGCCTCTGAAACGGGTTTTCACCATAAAACCAGAAAAGTTGAAGAAGAAAGGTAACATTTGGTCTAAGGATTTTCCTTCACCTGACCTTTGGTCAACACGTGAAGATGCTGTATTGTGTGCCGTGGTTCATGAGTATGGCCCAAATTGGAACTTGGCTTGTGAGATATTGTATGGAATGACTGCTGGCGGATTTTATCGTGGCAGAATTCGCCATCCTGTCCATTGCTGTGAGAGATTTAGGGAACTTATTCAAAGATATGTTTTGTCTGGTGGTGATGCTACCAATACTGAAAAAGCAGTTAATAATGTTTCTGGGAAGGGTCTTCTTAAAGTAACCGAG GATAATATACGGGTGCTGCTTAGCATCACTTCTGAACTACCAGATCATGAACTGCTTCTACAAAAGCATTACTTCGCTGCACTTTCTGCTGCTTGGAGGTTATCATGCCCCAGCCTTAGAAAAAGCTCTTTATCTGCTCAAAATGGATTTTATTCTTCTTCACAATTTGGTGATTCAGTCAACCATCAGAATTCCTTGAGGAAATCATCAGAAATGCTGGaatttacaaatttatatcaGTGTGGGGTCTTAGTCGCAGCCGCCCTAGATGGTGACTCCAGTCATCATACCGATGAAGTGTCAAGCATTGTGAACCAAAGCAATGAAGTTTTGGTTGCAAAAGAGCGATTGGATATTACTCTTGCACTTCAAGGAGAGAGGGATGGAATAACTCCCCTTCCCTCTATtgttgatctttcaattcttggCCCAGACCCTCCCCCATCCTTGAAGATGCATGCTAGTGAAGATGGTAATTTCAAATCTTCCTGGAGTCTGGTTGAAAACCAATTCAG AATCCCCCAACCCCAATGTGTTGAAGGGTTATTTGGTGAGGAATTGCTAGGATTTCCCATTGGGAGACAGAAGCTCCTTGTTTCTGAGTCGGTAAAGCCTTCTAAATCGAAGTTAAAAAGAACTGGTATTGAGAGTGCTGATTTGCATTGTCTTACCACCACTCAAGTGTTCCAACCTCTGCCATTGACAGCCAGTGACTCTAGTCCGAATTTTGATGAATTTTCATCTTTTTACCATGATGGAGGACTTGAATGCGACAATAAATATCTGCTTGGTACGGATAACGAAATTGCTTCGTTGGGCAGCACGTTGGGAATAGATTCACTCCAAATTTGGCCGGATTTGACATCTGAACTGGATGATTGGTCATTGTTACCTGAATTTACTGATATTGGATAA
- the LOC140991491 gene encoding protein PHOTOPERIOD-INDEPENDENT EARLY FLOWERING 1-like isoform X2, whose product MLLLQNFNDEHEDDDFILSSGEEKENDMDDETTLLEEEELAYAESDNTVDEIALLQKESKVPVKELIARYKKGCDSGEDARVDSDEDARVDSGEDVVVDSESSHASGSEEFLDSSAHGCSELKQPGDESTGLEREICPHLQDDEAELLGKSGEDFQSEDIIADAAAAARSAQPTGNTFSTTKVRTKFPFLIKYPLREYQHIGLDWLVTMYEKRLNGILADEMGLGKTIMTIALLAHLACEKGIWGPHLIVVPTSVMLNWKTEFLKWCPAFKILTYFGSAKERRIKRQGWMKPNYFHVCITTYRLVIQDSKVFKRKKWKYLILDEAHLIKNWKSQRWQTLLNFNSKRRILLTGTPLQNDLMELWSLMHFLMPHIFQSHQEFKDWFSNPISGMVEGQEKVNKEVVDRLHNVLRPFILRRLKRDVEKQLPMKHEHVINCRLSRRQRNLYEDFIASSETQATLSSANFFGMISIIMQLRKVCNHPDLFEGRPIISSFDMSGIDMQLSSSVCSMLAPVALSHVDLQGLGFVFTHLDFIMTSWEGEEIQAIATPSSLIEHRANILEGTPSLVNHKKKLNATNIFVEIQKALLNERLRELNERAAAVAWWNALRCKKKPIYATDLRELVTVKHPVHDIHSQKHNPLSYVYSSKGVDIVLSPAERFAKMVDQIESFMFAIPAARAPPPVCWCSNGGSSVFINQNYKDKCSEALFPLLTPFRPAIIRRQVYFPDRRLIQFDCGKLQELAVLLRKLKSEGHRALIFTQMTKMLDILEAFINLYGYTYMRLDGSTPPEERQTLMQRFNTNAKFFLFILSTRSGGVGINLVGADTVIFYDSDWNPAMDQQAQDRCHRIGQTREVHIYRLISESTIEENILKKANQKRALDSLVIQGGSYNTEFFKKLDPMELLSGNRTIPIEDAHTDKTVNNGGEINLSSADLEAALKNAEDEADYMALKKVEEEEAVDNQEFTEEAIGKLEDDELVNEEDIKPDDTAEHGGFKTKSDEGFVSRSHPLEVNPLVLTGEEDDVDMLGDVEQMAAAAAAAGQTILSFEDQLRPIDQYAVRFLELWDPIIDKAAVESHVQIEEAEWELEHIEKLKDDMEAEIDDDEEPLVYERWDSDFATEVYRQQVEALAQHQLMEDLEREAKEKDALEYRNSDYIRNDVSSAPKPKSKKRNKKAKFKSLKKGALVSKSVSAKAESSTEPMSIDDSMYDEMITSSDALSPSSTREKKRKPALDDDDLMSKKKSKKEDILYSKSSSKYYNNHKELKILDNGFVDLESKQLSRGKTQGKLSISVMPLKRVFTIKPEKLKKKGNIWSKDFPSPDLWSTREDAVLCAVVHEYGPNWNLACEILYGMTAGGFYRGRIRHPVHCCERFRELIQRYVLSGGDATNTEKAVNNVSGKGLLKVTEDNIRVLLSITSELPDHELLLQKHYFAALSAAWRLSCPSLRKSSLSAQNGFYSSSQFGDSVNHQNSLRKSSEMLEFTNLYQCGVLVAAALDGDSSHHTDEVSSIVNQSNEVLVAKERLDITLALQGERDGITPLPSIVDLSILGPDPPPSLKMHASEDGNFKSSWSLVENQFRIPQPQCVEGLFGEELLGFPIGRQKLLVSESVKPSKSKLKRTGIESADLHCLTTTQVFQPLPLTASDSSPNFDEFSSFYHDGGLECDNKYLLGTDNEIASLGSTLGIDSLQIWPDLTSELDDWSLLPEFTDIG is encoded by the exons ATGTTACTGTTGCAGAATTTCAATGATGAACAT GAAGATGATGATTTTATACTTTCATCCGGAGAAGAAAAGGAGAATGACATG GATGACGAAACAACCCTCTTGGAGGAGGAAGAATTAGCATATGCCGAATCAGACAATACTGTTGACGAG ATTGCACTTCTGCAGAAGGAAAGCAAAGTTCCTGTGAAGGAGCTGATTGCAAGGTATAAAAAG GGTTGTGACTCTGGTGAAGATGCGCGAGTTGACTCTGATGAAGATGCGCGAGTTGACTCTGGTGAAGATGTGGTGGTTGACTCTGAGTCCTCGCATGCTTCTGGTTCTGAGGAGTTTCTGGATTCATCAGCACATGGATGCTCTGAACTTAAGCAACCTGGTGATGAATCTACTGGCTTGGAGCGTGAGATATGCCCTCATCTACAAGATGATGAGGCTGAACTTCTGGGAAAATCCGGAGAGGATTTTCAAAGTGAAGATATAATTGCAGATGCAGCAGCTGCAGCCAGGTCAGCACAACCGACGGGTAACACATTCTCGACAACAAAAGTGCGTACGAAGTTTCCTTTCCTTATCAAGTATCCGTTGCGGGAGTATCAACATATTGGCTTGGATTGGCTTGTGACCATGTATGAAAAGAGATTGAATGGAATTCTTGCCGATGAGATGGGTTTGGGGAAGACAATTATGACAATAGCATTGCTTGCTCACTTAGCTTGTGAAAAAGGAATATGGGGTCCACATCTTATTGTTGTCCCAACTAGTGTCATGCTCAATTGGAAAACAGAGTTTCTTAAATGGTGTCCAGCTTTCAAAATATTGACGTACTTTGGAAGTGCTAAAGAGCGGAGAATTAAGAGACAAGGATGGATGAAGCCTAATTATTTTCATGTTTGCATAACTACTTACAGGCTTGTTATACAGGACTCTAAAGTTTTCAAGAGGAAGAAATGGAAGTACCTTATTCTGGATGAAGCTCATTTGATAAAGAATTGGAAGTCACAAAGGTGGCAAACACTTCTTAATTTTAACTCAAAAAGGCGTATTCTTCTAACTGGTACACCATTGCAGAATGATCTAATGGAACTCTGGTCTCTTATGCATTTCTTGATGCCACATATTTTTCAATCTCACCAAGAATTTAAGGACTGGTTCAGTAATCCTATATCTGGGATGGTAGAGGGACAAGAGAAGGTAAATAAAGAAGTAGTGGATCGGCTGCATAATGTTCTCCGTCCTTTTATTCTTCGTCGATTGAAAAGGGATGTTGAGAAGCAGCTTCCAATGAAACATGAACATGTTATTAATTGTAGACTTTCACGAAGACAGCGTAATTTATACGAGGATTTCATAGCTAGCTCTGAGACGCAAGCAACTCTATCTAGTGCTAATTTCTTTGGAATGATAAGTATTATTATGCAACTTCGTAAAGTCTGCAATCATCCTGATTTGTTTGAAGGCCGTCCCATCATTAGTTCATTTGATATGAGTGGTATTGATATGCAACTGAGTTCTTCTGTTTGCTCAATGCTCGCGCCTGTCGCTTTGTCACATGTtgatctccaaggcttgggttTTGTGTTTACACATTTGGATTTCATCATGACTTCTTGGGAGGGTGAAGAAATTCAAGCTATTGCTACTCCTTCAAGTTTAATTGAGCATCGTGCAAACATTTTGGAAGGAACTCCAAGCTTAGTTAACCATAAGAAAAAGCTAAATGCAACAAATATTTTCGTGGAGATCCAAAAGGCACTCTTGAATGAAAGATTGAGAGAACTGAATGAGAGAGCAGCAGCTGTAGCATGGTGGAATGCTTTGAGGTGTAAGAAAAAACCAATATATGCCACTGACTTACGAGAGCTTGTTACTGTGAAGCACCCAGTCCATGATATTCATAGTCAGAAGCACAATCCTCTGTCTTATGTATATTCATCCAAAGGGGTTGACATTGTGCTTTCACCTGCTGAAAGATTTGCAAAGATGGTTGATCAAATTGAAAGTTTCATGTTTGCAATACCTGCTGCACGTGCCCCTCCCCCAGTTTGCTGGTGCAGTAATGGTGGATCATCTGTGTTTATAAACCAAAACTACAAGGATAAATGTTCTGAAGCTCTTTTCCCGCTTCTGACCCCATTTCGACCTGCTATAATTCGGAGGCAAGTCTATTTTCCGGATAGGAGACTTATTCAGTTCGACTGTGGTAAGCTGCAGGAGCTTGCAGTGCTCCTTAGAAAATTGAAATCAGAGGGTCACCGTGCACTGATATTCACCCAAATGACAAAGATGCTTGACATTTTGGAGGCCTTCATTAACTTGTATGGCTATACTTACATGCGTCTTGATGGCTCTACTCCGCCTGAAGAGAGGCAAACACTTATGCAGCGGTTTAACACAAACgcaaaattttttcttttcattttgtcaACACGCAGTGGTGGTGTTGGCATTAATCTAGTTGGGGCAGATACTGTTATCTTTTATGACAGTGACTGGAATCCAGCCATGGATCAACAGGCCCAAGATAGATGTCACAGGATAGGGCAGACACGTGAAGTCCACATCTATAGGCTAATCAGCGAGAGCACCATTGAAGAGAACATTCTGAAGAAGGCTAATCAGAAGCGTGCTCTTGACAGTTTGGTTATACAAGGTGGAAGCTATAACACTGAATTTTTCAAGAAACTAGATCCGATGGAATTGCTTTCAGGCAACCGAACAATTCCCATAGAAGATGCACACACAGATAAGACTGTCAATAATGGCGGAGAGATCAATTTATCTAGTGCGGATTTGGAGGCTGCTTTAAAAAATGCTGAAGATGAGGCAGACTATATGGCATTGAAgaaagttgaagaagaagaggcTGTGGATAATCAGGAATTCACAGAGGAAGCCATTGGAAAACTGGAAGACGATGAACTAGTTAATGAAGAGGACATAAAGCCAGATGATACTGCTGAGCATGGTGGGTTTAAAACAAAATCAGATGAAGGTTTCGTTAGCAGAAGTCATCCACTTGAGGTGAATCCTCTTGTTTTAACTGGTGAAGAAGATGATGTTGATATGTTGGGTGATGTGGAACAGATGGCTGCGGCAGCAGCTGCAGCAGGACAAACAATCCTGTCTTTCGAGGATCAGCTACGCCCAATTGACCAGTATGCTGTACGTTTTCTAGAATTATGGGACCCAATTATAGATAAGGCAGCAGTGGAATCACATGTTCAGATTGAGGAAGCTGAATGGGAGTTGGAACACATTGAGAAGTTAAAGGATGATATGGAAGCCGAGATCGATGATGATGAAGAGCCTTTAGTCTATGAAA GATGGGATTCCGATTTCGCAACAGAAGTATACAGGCAACAAGTTGAAGCTCTAGCTCAACATCAG TTAATGGAAGATCTAGAACGTGAAGCCAAGGAGAAGGATGCTTTAGAATATAGAAATTCAGATTATATCAG GAATGATGTTTCTTCGGCTCCTAAACCCAAGTCAAAGAAACGAAACAAAAAGGCCAAGttcaaatctttgaagaaaGGGGCTCTAGTTTCTAAATCTGTATCTGCCAAAGCAGAGTCTTCCACTGAACCAATGTCCATAGATGATTCGATGTATGATGAGATGATCACATCATCAGATGCTTTATCTCCAAGCTCAACCCGGGAGAAGAAGCGTAAACCTGCCTTAGATGATGACGATCTGATGAGCAAAAAGAAGTCTAAAAAAGAAGACATTCTATATTCCAAATCTTCCAGCAAGTACTATAACAATCATAAAGAGTTGAAAATTTTGGACAACGGTTTTGTTGATCTTGAGAGTAAGCAATTAAGTAGGGGCAAAACACAGGGGAAACTATCTATTTCTGTTATGCCTCTGAAACGGGTTTTCACCATAAAACCAGAAAAGTTGAAGAAGAAAGGTAACATTTGGTCTAAGGATTTTCCTTCACCTGACCTTTGGTCAACACGTGAAGATGCTGTATTGTGTGCCGTGGTTCATGAGTATGGCCCAAATTGGAACTTGGCTTGTGAGATATTGTATGGAATGACTGCTGGCGGATTTTATCGTGGCAGAATTCGCCATCCTGTCCATTGCTGTGAGAGATTTAGGGAACTTATTCAAAGATATGTTTTGTCTGGTGGTGATGCTACCAATACTGAAAAAGCAGTTAATAATGTTTCTGGGAAGGGTCTTCTTAAAGTAACCGAG GATAATATACGGGTGCTGCTTAGCATCACTTCTGAACTACCAGATCATGAACTGCTTCTACAAAAGCATTACTTCGCTGCACTTTCTGCTGCTTGGAGGTTATCATGCCCCAGCCTTAGAAAAAGCTCTTTATCTGCTCAAAATGGATTTTATTCTTCTTCACAATTTGGTGATTCAGTCAACCATCAGAATTCCTTGAGGAAATCATCAGAAATGCTGGaatttacaaatttatatcaGTGTGGGGTCTTAGTCGCAGCCGCCCTAGATGGTGACTCCAGTCATCATACCGATGAAGTGTCAAGCATTGTGAACCAAAGCAATGAAGTTTTGGTTGCAAAAGAGCGATTGGATATTACTCTTGCACTTCAAGGAGAGAGGGATGGAATAACTCCCCTTCCCTCTATtgttgatctttcaattcttggCCCAGACCCTCCCCCATCCTTGAAGATGCATGCTAGTGAAGATGGTAATTTCAAATCTTCCTGGAGTCTGGTTGAAAACCAATTCAG AATCCCCCAACCCCAATGTGTTGAAGGGTTATTTGGTGAGGAATTGCTAGGATTTCCCATTGGGAGACAGAAGCTCCTTGTTTCTGAGTCGGTAAAGCCTTCTAAATCGAAGTTAAAAAGAACTGGTATTGAGAGTGCTGATTTGCATTGTCTTACCACCACTCAAGTGTTCCAACCTCTGCCATTGACAGCCAGTGACTCTAGTCCGAATTTTGATGAATTTTCATCTTTTTACCATGATGGAGGACTTGAATGCGACAATAAATATCTGCTTGGTACGGATAACGAAATTGCTTCGTTGGGCAGCACGTTGGGAATAGATTCACTCCAAATTTGGCCGGATTTGACATCTGAACTGGATGATTGGTCATTGTTACCTGAATTTACTGATATTGGATAA